In Prunus dulcis chromosome 1, ALMONDv2, whole genome shotgun sequence, the following are encoded in one genomic region:
- the LOC117616161 gene encoding S-protein homolog 21 yields MKILTSILLICGLASFVIFMSILQPQNFYGIEYDIRVINGFTNNSSLPLVIWCASEHSDLGGRALQEHDDFSWSLRTNFWGTNDHFKCTMKWDRTRRSFEAFKAPRDTQRCGPFRKCSWLVREDGFYFSNDEVNWRKDFSW; encoded by the coding sequence ATGAAGATCCTCACCAGCATTCTCCTCATCTGTGGCCTAGCGTCCTTCGTGATCTTCATGTCAATACTACAACCCCAGAACTTCTATGGCATCGAATATGATATTCGAGTCATCAACGGCTTCACAAACAACTCCTCCCTGCCTCTTGTCATCTGGTGTGCATCAGAACACAGTGATCTTGGTGGACGTGCGCTTCAGGAGCATGATGACTTCAGCTGGAGTCTGAGGACCAATTTCTGGGGCACCAACGACCATTTCAAATGTACAATGAAATGGGACCGAACAAGAAGGAGCTTTGAGGCCTTTAAGGCTCCCAGGGATACACAGAGGTGCGGTCCTTTTAGGAAGTGTTCTTGGTTGGTCAGAGAAGATGGGTTCTATTTCAGCAACGATGAAGTAAACTGGAGAAAAGATTTTTCATGGTAA